Sequence from the Microbacterium sp. AZCO genome:
GGGAGGGATGCCGCGGCCGCTCCGTACCGGATCGACCGGCGCAGCCGCTCCTCGGGGCCGGCGCCGTCGAGGTCGGCGAGGAGGTAGCCGGCGAGCGAGCTGTCTCCGGCACCGACGGTGCTCGCGACGCGGATCCGGGGCGGAGTGCCCGCCCACGCGCCGTCGGCGTCCACGAGGACGGCGCCGTGCGCGCCGAGCGTGACGAGGGCGGCTCCGACCCGCTCGGGCACGAGTCGGCGGGCGACCGGGAGCACGGCGTCGGCGAGGTCCGCGCCGGGCTCGAGCGCGACGCCCGCGAGGTCTGCGAGCTCCTCGTCGTTGGGCTTGATGAGGTCGGGGCGTCCGTCGGCGACGACGGCGGTGAGCGCTGCACCGGAGGTGTCGACCGCGATGCGCGGGGCGTCGTGGCCGAAGCGCCCGCGGACCGCCTCGATGACGTCGACGTAGAACGCGTCGCCGGCGCCGGGGGGCAGTGAGCCGGCGAGAGCCAGCCAGCGCGCTCCCGCGCAGGCCTCGACGACGGCGTCGATGACCGCGGCGGTGTCGGCCTGGTCGAGTGCGGCGCCCGGGAGGTTGAGCTTCGTGGTGACGCCGGCCGGATCGGTGATCGTGATGTTCGCCCGCACGCGGCCGTGGATCGGCACGCGCCGGGCGGCGACGGCCGAGTGGCGCAGCGCCACGTCGAACGGGTCGTCGGCGGCGAGCGGCAGCACTGCGAGCGAGCGGGCGCCAGCCGCGGCGACGACGCGGGCCACGTTGATGCCCTTGCCGCCGGCGTCCTCCCGCGCCGAGGTCGCCGCCTGCACCTCACCGGGC
This genomic interval carries:
- a CDS encoding 1-phosphofructokinase produces the protein MIVTLTANPSLDRTITLAGALQPGEVQAATSAREDAGGKGINVARVVAAAGARSLAVLPLAADDPFDVALRHSAVAARRVPIHGRVRANITITDPAGVTTKLNLPGAALDQADTAAVIDAVVEACAGARWLALAGSLPPGAGDAFYVDVIEAVRGRFGHDAPRIAVDTSGAALTAVVADGRPDLIKPNDEELADLAGVALEPGADLADAVLPVARRLVPERVGAALVTLGAHGAVLVDADGAWAGTPPRIRVASTVGAGDSSLAGYLLADLDGAGPEERLRRSIRYGAAAASLPGTQAPSPADLPTGDVPVRCLA